The sequence below is a genomic window from Sebastes fasciatus isolate fSebFas1 chromosome 18, fSebFas1.pri, whole genome shotgun sequence.
AATACTATGTTGAAGTTGACACTTTCAAATGTTGTCTATTGTTCAGCTGTGCTCTGATAGATAGTGTTCAGGACAACAACTTACCGCTCCATAGTGGATTTGACATTCTGTcagaaagacaaaacaagataacAAATCAATACCtataattgtttttaaatattcaatattaaGATCAGAATATGAATTAACAGAGGTCACCAGTACCAGCATTAAGAAGACGTCCTCATCCTTCATCTCCCCCTCTAGGGTTTTGATTTTGTCTTTGAGCGAGGAGATCTCTACCGTCAAATTAACAATCCTGATGTTCATTGCTTCACTCTTGATTGTCGCCTCTTTCCTCACTGCATCAATCCTAGTAGCCTCCTCTGCTCCCAGGAACTGGTAAAGCTTCTGAAAATCCTCTATGATGGTCTTCTCAGTCTGCTGAGCCTGGTgctgaggaggagaaacacaTTGTTTTAAATAACACATGTTGCTTTCTGCTTCTATAACCATTATGTCTGAGACTTACCTTGATGTGGACGTCCATTTCATCACACTTGAGTTTATGAGCTTCAAATGAccccagtttgttttttaaatgcatcatCTTCAGCTCGAGTTGGGCCTACAAATTAAAGGCGTACAGGTTAAATACATAGTGAACAGTGGATTAGCtacacaacacatacagtatatgcctgCTGTGTCAAGTGCAATATGCAATATTTCTAAAATGATGAAAACTACCAAACCCTAAACCTCCCTCAGTTGTTTTtattaactatatatatatatatatatatatatatatatatatatatttgcttacCCTACAGGATTCTGCTGCTTCTTTGATGGGCACACAGTTGTGTgtcttgtgtgtttctgcatctCTACAAATCACACAGATGAGCTGTTGATCATCCTGACAGAAGAGCTTGAGTTTCTCACTGTGCAGTCTGCAGATGTCCTCAGATCCTGAGTTAGCTCTCTTGATCTTTTCTCGTCTCAAGTCGTCAGACAGGTTTCTCAGTGCCAGATTATGTGGAGGCTGAGCCATTGGAAATATTTCCTTACAGACTGGGCATGTCTGGAGTCCATTCTGTCTCCACCGATCCTTAAGACAGTGCTTACAGAAGCTGTGACCGCACAACAACATAACAGGATCCTTAAATATCTCACAGCACACGGGGCAGGAGAAATCCACTTCTGTTGGTGATGCTTTAGCAGCCATTCTGTTGATTTCTCCTGCGTCTGTAAAAACTGCAAgcttactttcactttcacagatTCACTCGTATTTGCTCAGCCAGAGCTCAGGTTCAGTGCTTTTAGCTCCAAAAGCTTTCAGCAAACACTCGTGAATTCCTTGTTAAATTTAAGCGTCCTATTTACTGGATTGTcttgcttatttttgttttcaaaaacattacCAAGAGGCCCGGgacaaccgtggtgttcagAGAAACCGACTGTACTTTCACTTTAGGCTGCGTAAATATGATGCGACGGAGGCGGATGATAGTGACGTCagtctgctgtggtgaaactacaatgttctgaagatggactacaaaagacGCAATTTCCCTCCGTGCGTttttaaataggtctttcagtgacagactccttcacctgcggtgtgtgaagagagataccacaggtcctcctcctgctgctggaacactttacatcaacatataataaaggattatggtgaaaaatatcacttcattaccaaggttggaattgaaataaacaaaggaatatatgataactattgagttaattgttggagttatggagaaggtgtaTAGGATCATATACATCTTCCAACTTCTTttcggacatgtaatatttattgatgttgattatttgttaattgattgtttactgttcattttatttgttattcttgtttttttttttactgaggtatttgttatatgttcgaaataaataatgaattaaaaataaagtgaaaccaaatggttgtcactgtccactcatattaaacatgaatcccaattagcgTATGAGCGTATgataataatatgcaagataagcatatagTTTGTTATTATGAATGGCCAATGCTGCGGccacaaggaattgtgggatgttattctctcttctcctttggtaaaggatggtccagtgtatcctctgctaaaggagataagaaaggaagcattgaagctcctttccttagtATTTGGTGAATTCGAACAGCTCttgtcatggctgctactgaggtacTTACGgttcatttcactccgttaggaaccttcctcatggatgtattaaagggactgtttgtaagaatcagaaatgcatgTTAGCAGCGACACCTGCGGCCGTTCACTCTTgatgcttaaacctaaccaatccaaccaacaaaggcagtgagtactagccaatcagaaaTAATTACCACCATCTTCCTCCAAACAACCAGTTTGTGGCTCAGTGACGGTCAGAATATGAACCTATTAGTAAAAACATATCTACAGTATAAGTTCTTTTCAGAGTTCCCAGATTGTTAACCCCTTATTCCCTAACTTCACATTTGCTCCCTTGTTCATATGTGTATCATGTACTTGCATCACCATTAGTATAACTATACTACACTGTAAATTGGGAAGAATTATGCTGCAGGTTGAAGGCAGTAATCAAAAGTGTTAGCAAATAATCCTGTTTATGTGATTGGTTTCTGTGTTTCAATCGGTAGGCTACATTCTCTATCTTTAGACCCAAAAGGACATCACATTTACAGAACATCATAAAATTACactaaaaattattttaaaaaatcaaacttTCAACAGATTAATATATTTAGCCTTACCTCTACCAACCTGTATATCATACAATCTACATAATGAATTGTGTTAAATAGATTCTCCAGTGATTTAGTATTGTACTTCCATAAGACTCACAAGAGCTATAAAAATGGTCAAAAtcaattatgatgatgatgatgaattatGGTGAtatatcgcatgattgtccatagcaaattaatcacacatttttttatctgttcaaaatgtaccttaagggagatttgtcatgtaattaatattcttatcatcaagggagtggacaaatatgattgctttatgcgaatgtatgtatatatttattattggaaaacaattaacacaaaacaatgaaaaatattgtccagaaaccctcacaggtactgcaattagcatcaaaaatgtgctcaaatcataacatggcaaactgaagcccaacaggcagcaacagctgtcagtgtgtcagtgtgctgacttgactgtgacttaacccaaaatacatttgattatcataaagtgggcatgtctgtaaaggggagactcgtgggtacccatagaacccatttgtaTCTACATATCTTTATTTACAtaccaaaatttagcgaaagcttggagcgttatttagcatccgaatgcgacaagctagtatgacataaatggattccttaggttttttagtttcatatgatgccagtaccttcactctagatttaaaactgatcccggtacaacctccaaaatattGGCAGCCCGTccgatttttaagaggttaattaaaaacagcaagttgcgttaatgcgttaaagaaagtGGCGTTAAGACAAATTTGCGATAACACATTAttgtcacgttaactttgacagccctacattacACATCTGTTTTTTACACTCCTCGTTATATGTAAGCTGGATTTTGTGAGGGCTTTGgtttaggacccagaagcagacacagacacagctggatggtggttgaaagtcaggtggatttattataattaaaggtggtgagggcgctggagaaggcaggggacaggcaggctgttgagcagggtggagcagctggaggaatgagctgcggcggcgtgaggatggctcgatgggaggctggcactggaaTCCAGAAGACAGGAGAACACAAGGTTAGATATCAGAAGCACTAGGAAACATAAGAATAACTCTGGTAAGTAGAATACAGAGCGGCCGGGAAAATACCAactggtaggcagaacaatctggcgaggactggcaggaaagctggtgttcttgtactgtgggttgattaggtgattgttgacaggtgcagagtgcagagtggagagtgagaccaggtgcctgatgaggaagccgcgcccctgccacacccacaggcaggggagggggagacccagggaaagcagaacactgaaaaactcctggagtcaaggccagagacgtgacagatttcatgtgtaaaatcaggGGAATGCGCCTTAAAGGCAGACAAAGCCaaaaaggaaacaaggaaagCCTACCTGATGACAGACAACGCTAACATGTTATTGGTCACTGACATCAAACAGTTGATGTCAAGAAGTTACAGAGATAGACCAAGATGTACACAACTATACTGAAATCTGAGAAACATAAACTAAATatggaaacataaaaaaagatcAAAAGATATTATACAGTACTAAAAACTGACATAGGCAACAAGTCCAGGATCTGCAAAGGTAGATGATATCGTGAACACTTACGTTCCCAAAATAAGGGCGTAATGTGAAATGTTTATCTGGGTTTTCTTGTCGTCACTGACATTTCAGCTGGAAGGATTTTTACATTCTCACCAAAATACGGAAAGACTGTTTCTGTGAAAGTGTGTTTGATGGTGTGTACAGGTGTTTTCCTAACAAGGTCAAAAAATGATAGAATCCCTTGGTCATAGTCCAGCTGCACTCTGACCTTTTGGGGAAATGAGTTTCTAGATACAACTTTCAAATCATTCTCTGGAGTAAGTTCACGCAGAATGTCAGCGCAAAGGTGCATGTAGATGCCCCACATGTTTATATGGATTTTACCCTTAACAGCCACACCAACAGTCCATTTACCCCCCACCTTCACGTCCCAGCTGTGTTTTCCAGAACTAAAGCCTTCAGAGCCAAGAACGTCAGTGCTATATAGCCTTTCTGGGTTATCAGGAAGCGGCTGACTCTTGGCGCTTTCTGTCGAACGGGTCATGTGTTCGGATATAATCAATGCCCTGCCACCAGTGTTGGGGTCCAGAGTTACAGGAGcttcagagaaaaacaaatggaAACAAAAGAGAAGGTTTATTAAGATGTTTAATAAAGTAAAGGTATATTTTTACTGAAGGCGTTATAGTGTATTCATAGAACAGCCTGGTGATAAAGTTTATCAGTCACATGTATACGGcagattaaaatgtcaaaatatagcGAGGCAGAAACACTTTGCTTACTGTACTGGATTAagttcttcatcttcatccagaCTAGGAACAGCAGGTtccccaggtgtttggcctcaTCGATCAGGGCTCCTGATGGAGTCTCTGGGTCTGGTAGGTTGCACTGAGATCTGAGGGAATATTAGGCAGCCACACATTACCAGTCaaatattttgaaattccccACATTGGTCACATTTTTGTTTGGTGCTGGTGCATATCTTAAAGATATAATCTTCACAATTTTCATCATATCAAACGAAATTTTCTGTATTATTCACGGCTGGTATTTATTCTTCTCTAGCTATAAAATGTTTGTCCGCCATTCCCACACAATGTAAAAACATTCATACGGTGTGTTTCACTTTTCCAAATTTGTGTCAGGCTAACATCCCCACCTTCAATCACAGGAAGCACAAAGAAAGCAGCTTCCATCTCCCTTAAACTTTTCAATGGGATGCACTCAGCTACCATCAACCCTGCTTCAATGTTGAAATGCAATGTTGAAGTTGACACTTTCAAATGTTGTCTATTGTTCAGCTGTGCTTTAATAGATAGTGTTCAGGACAACAACTTACCGCCTCTTAGTGGATTTGACATTCTGTcagataaacacaaaacaagataaCAAATCAATACCTATCattttttcaaatattcaatattaaGATCAGAATATGAATTAACAGAGTTCAACAGTACCAGCATAAATGAGACGTCCTCAGCTTTCATCTCCCTCTCTAAGGTTTTGATTTTGTCTTTGAGCGAGGAGATCTCTACCGTCAAATTAACGATCCTGATGTTCATTGCTTCACTCTTGATTGTCGCCTCTTTCCTCACTGCATCAATCCTAGCAGCCTCCTCTGCTCCCAGGAACTGGTAAAGCTTCTGAAACTCCTCTTTGATGGTGTTCTCAGTCTGCTGAGCCTGGTgctgaggaggagaaacacaTTGTTTTAAATAACACATGTTGCTTTCTGCTTCTATAACCATTATGTCTGAGACTTACCTTGATGTGGCCGTCCAATCTATCACAAGTGTGTTTATGAGCTTTAAAAGACCCCAGTTGGGcacctgggttagctcagttggtagagcgggcgtccatgtatcaaggcttggtcctgaccgcggcggcctgggttcgaatccggcctgtggccctttccgcatccactctctctctctcccccctttcaagactctatccactgtcctcaataaaaatggaaaaatgcccccaaaaaataactttaaaaaaaaaaaaaaagaccccagtttggtttttaaatgcATCGTCTCAAGCTTGAGTTGGGCCTACAAATTAAAGGCGTACAGGTTAAATACATAGTAAAAAGTGGATTAAAAAGTGGAATACCACTGAGATTCAGTATCAGTGGATtcaaacttgtgtgtgtgtgtgacagcgacgaacagagagagagagagagatggcagtACACTAGAGATGTTAGGCATTGCCTCATAATGATTCATCCCTGTGCTATGCGTACATGCAGGCAGACATATCAGCCACACAGGGGCATTATGGGAATACTGGAGATTTCTAATGAAGACATTCAGACTGGCTGAGagctgtatttttgtttatttgtttgtttttagatgGATTATAgtttacatttttcagtcaTCAGCATGGACACCCTCCATGCATGATCCGTAATTGGACCATAACACACTAGATGCTAGCATCATATGACTATtgccttcattgcacaacagcTGACATGTATACCGAAACAGCTCTCTAAGAAATTACTTAAAATACTTGATAtacattttgactgatattgcagcACATACAAGTTaagtcacttttttttataaagcccAAATCCCAAATTTaactcaaaaataataaaaaaaaaaaaaagaaatctgtggcCTATACCCTCCATCCTTAGACCATCAGTTCACATAAGCAAGAACTCCCCAAAAACAAGGAAACATTATACAAACAGGAAAATTGTCTTAATCATAGTCTGCTAAAATTTTTACATAAACTCCAAAAGTATGTTTCATTCACCTTATATTTACAACATATCACAAAATGATGAACTAGAAACTTTCGACAGATTCAAATAACCAGCCTTACCTCTATCAACCTGTAAATCACACActctacttaaagggactgtatgtaagtttttcaTGTATAAACATTTTTCGAAATATTGTATTGACAATGTGTGAAtgggttgtaacctaacctaaaaaaataaactttctgGTTTCCtttatcagcctgtagactacTTTAAATGTGAGGAATACGGGCTGTTTCTTTTGGATAAAATCGGATGTGACATCATGCCCActcgcgagtgcctttatttcctgcttacatagacgttcggttagaaatagAGTCCTCTAATGctaacaaacgaccagcccccaccataactcagactccaacacaaactccaagGAAGTAGAACAAACCAAAGTTATATCAagtgaagcccatcttgcaAAAAAGGAATGGGACCAACGTCGGGGGGGGGGATCTGGTGttgtggaagtgtgtgtgtgtacaggggaagtgagtggtgaagcaagagagagagagcggcagcaagtgtgtgagaaaacaagcgagcagcggagcagaagagagttagtttagctctgataATAtcaagtaaatgtacagtggaagttgcagtttgtccagaaataaatgttgcagctcctcaagaccaataGAGGTTTCCCGCATCTTGTTTCTCCGGctcaggagaccaaaactacggtgttCCCCCTGTGCCTTCTGAcagcggtcgggaggctgaagcaggaaaagttaacgctaggatcaacatcggccgggctttcgattcatggagggctaacattactgccaagcatgtgataGTGagtatatagtgatattgtggttttttACTGGCTAATGTTGCTACTGATAATCAACAtcatgcctgtcaatcacgttcagctttgtgtgtgtcgcctcactgtttttacCAATGTCGCTtgcgtctacgtagtgcgagcacaagcgcaagcaaCAGAACGCGGTTTGTTGACTTAATGTCCACAAGTGTCACTTTCAACAAGCAATTTCAGATTTTTCCAatgagtccctttaaaacatacAATGGATTTTGTGATTTAGTACtgtacttccataaagttggagGTCTCACAAAAACTAGATTAAAATAAGCCGACTATTAGTCCCTAGCATGGGTAAACCTCCAAAAGGAcaggatcctacatttcccataatgcaaccccATAGCATCTTTCATTAGACCCTCCCTGCCTCATAAATGCCCATATCTTTCAAAGCTCAAAATCAGTGGAGTGTCCCTTGAAGGTGGACTAAACCAAATAGAAAACAAGGAAAGCCTGCGTGATGACTGACAACAAGATTTACCTGAATATACTGAAATCTGAGAAACATAACCTAAAAtttgtaaaagtaaaaataaagaatgaaaaatggattatacagaaataaaaattgTGGCAACAAAGATTTTCTATAGGTCATATAAACGCTTAAGGTCCCAGGATAAGGCCTCATCTTGTTGTTTGAACTCTGCAGTAACGCAGAATGTTTATCTGGGTTTTCTTATCGCCACTGAAAGTTCACCTGGAAGAATTTTTGCATTGTTGCAAAAATACGGAAAGACCGTTTCTGTGAAAGTGTGTTCGATGGTGTGTACAGGTGTTTTCCTAACAAGGTCAAAAAAATGATAGAATCCCTTGGTCATAGTCCAGCTGCACTCTGACCCTTTGGGGAAATGAGTCTCTAGATAAAACTTTCAAATCATTCTCTGGAGAATGTTCACGCAGCATGTCAGTGCAATCGCACATGAAGATGCCCCAGATGATTATATCGGTTTTACCCTTAACAGCCACACCAACAGTCCAATAACCCCCCATCTGCACGTCCCAGCTGTGTTTTCCAGAACTAAAGCCTTCAGAGCCAAGAACGTCAGTGCTGCGCAGCCTTTCTGGGTTATCAGGAAGCGGCTGACTCTCGGCGCTGTTTGTCGAACGGGTCATGTGTTCGGATATAATCACTGCCCAGCTGCCAGTGTTGGGGTCCAGAGTTACAGGAGcttcagagaaaaacaaatatagacAAAAGAGAAGGTTTATTGAGATAATTAATAAAGTAAAGGTATTTTTTTACTGAAGGCGTTATAGTGTATTCATAGAACAGCCTGGTGATAAAGTTTATCAGTCACATGTACAAGGcagattaaaatgtaaaaatatggcGAGGCAGAAACACTTTGCTTACTGTACTGGATTAagttcttcatcttcatccagaCTGTGAACAGCAGGTtccccaggtgtttggcctcaTCGATCAGGGCTCCTGATGGAGTCTCTGGGTCTGGTAGCTTGCACTGAGATCTGAGGGAATATTAGGCAGCCACACATTACCAGTCAAATATTTTTGAAATACCCCATATTGGTCATATTTTTGTTTGGTGCTAGTGCATATCTTAAAGATATAATCTTCACAATTTTTATCATAGCAAACCAATTTTCTGTATTATTCACGGCTGGTATTTATTCTTCTCTAGCTATAAAATGTTTGTCCGCCATTCCCACTCGAtgtaaaaacattcaaacagtGTGTTTCACTTTTCCAAATTTGTGTCAGGCTAACATCCCCACCTTCAATCACAGGAAGCACAAAGAAAGCAGCTTCCATCTCCCTTAAACTTTTCAATGGGATGCACTCAGTTATCATCAGCCCTGCTTCAATGTTGAAATACTATGTTGAAGTTGACACTTTCAAATGTTGTCTATCGTTCAGCTGTGCTCTGATAGATAGTGTTCAGGAAAACAACTTACCGCTCCACAGTGGATTTGACATTCTGTCAGataaagacaaaacaagataacAAATCAATAcctatcatttttttaaatattcaatattaaGATCAGAATATGAATTAACAGAGGTCACCAGTACCAGCATGAAGAAGACGTCCTCAGCTTTCATCTCCCTCTCTAAGGTTGTGATTTTGTCTGTGAGCGAGGAGATCTCAGCCGTCAAATTAACAATCCTGATGTTCATTGCTTCACTCTTGATTGTCGCCTCTTTCCTCACTGCATCAATCCTAGCAGCCTCCTCTGCTCCCAGGAACTGGTAAAGCTTCTTAAAATCCTCTTTGATGGTCTTCTCAGTCTGCTGAGcctggagctgaggaggagaaacacaTTGTTTTAAATAACACATGTTGCTTTCTGCTTCTATAACCATTATGTCTGAGACTTACCTTGATGTGGCCGTCCAATCTATCACAAGTGTGTTTATGAGCTTTAAAAGAccccagtttgttttttaaatgcatcatCTTCAGCTTGAGTTGGGCCTACAAATTAAAGGCGTACAGGTTAAATACATAGTAAACAGTGGATTAGTtacacaacacatacagtatatgcctgCTATGTCAAGTGCAATATGCAATATTTCTAAAATTATGAAAACTACCAAACCCTAAACCTGTCTCAGTTGTTTTTATgaactatatatactgtatatatatatatttgcttacCCTACAGGATTCTGCTGCTTCGTTGATGGGCACACAGTTGTGtgtcttgtgtttttgtgcatctCTACAAATCACACTGTAAGAGCCAAAACCTGATGCTGGCATACTGAGGTTGTGGTGTAATTCACTTTTATGAACACTAGGTGGCACTGCATTAATTGACTGACCCAGCCACGGGTATATAagtaaggaggtgtgttgttggcgtcaG
It includes:
- the LOC141756601 gene encoding E3 ubiquitin-protein ligase TRIM35-like, with the protein product MPNISSHQAQQTENTIKEEFQKLYQFLGAEEAARIDAVRKEATIKSEAMNIRIVNLTVEISSLKDKIKTLEREMKAEDVSFMLNVKSTKRRSQCNLPDPETPSGALIDEAKHLGNLLFLVWMKMKNLIQYTPVTLDPNTGGRALIISEHMTRSTESAKSQPLPDNPERLYSTDVLGSEGFSSGKHSWDVKVGGKWTVGVAVKGKIHINMWGIYMHLCADILRELTPENDLKVVSRNSFPQKVRVQLDYDQGILSFFDLVRKTPVHTIKHTFTETVFPYFGENVKILPAEMSVTTRKPR